The following coding sequences are from one Musa acuminata AAA Group cultivar baxijiao chromosome BXJ1-6, Cavendish_Baxijiao_AAA, whole genome shotgun sequence window:
- the LOC135585536 gene encoding uncharacterized protein LOC135585536 isoform X1, which translates to MKNDDDAPPLAVRIGKEPESNPPERSYRSQNVQRGILEESPVGVTVITGYLGAGKSTLVNYILNAQHGKKIAVILNEFGEEIGVERAMINEGEGGALVEEWVELANGCVCCTVKHSLVQALEQLVQRKERLDHILLETTGLADPAPLASVLWLDDQLESEITLDSIITVVDAKNLQRQLEEHLKSSFFPEAFLQIAFADVVILNKVDLVLQEGYGLDTSSILEELEKKIYDINSLATVIHSVRCQVDLCKILDRKAYGAKNIAHLEKLLEDSKSTFSRSRHDNTLRTLCIYEEQPVDLDMVGSYLPATWVPVSLVLVRSWLEDLLWEKKSNMDVYRCKGVLNVLNSDQLHTLQAVREIYEIVPARKWHQGKKQMSKIVFIGHNLDISILADSFRSCTVLT; encoded by the exons ATGAAGAACGACGACGACGCCCCGCCTCTCGCCGTCCGAATTGGAAAAGAACCCGAGAGTAATCCTCCGGAACGTTCCTACCGTTCTCAAAATGTACAGCGGGGAATCTTGGAGGAATCTCCGGTCGGAGTCACTGTCATCACCGGGTACCTCGGCGCCGGCAAATCCACG TTAGTTAATTACATCCTGAATGCGCAACATGGAAAGAAGATTGCCGTGATATTGAATGAGTTTGGAGAGGAGATAGGAGTAGAGAGGGCGATGATCAATGAGGGTGAAGGTGGTGCGCTTGTGGAGGAATGGGTGGAGTTGGCCAATGGCTGTGTTTGTTGCACCGTTAAGCACAGCCTTGTACAAGCTCTGGAGCAGCTTGTTCAGCGGAAAGAAAG ACTCGATCATATATTGTTGGAGACAACTGGACTGGCTGATCCTGCTCCCCTTGCCTCTGTTCTTTGGCTGGATGATCAGCTGGAGTCAGAAATTACTCTTGATTCTATAATCACA GTTGTGGATGCCAAAAACTTACAACGACAGCTTGAGGAGCATCTTAAGTCTTCTTTCTTTCCTGAAGCATTCCTTCAGATAGCATTCGCT GATGTCGTGATTTTAAACAAAGTTGATTTGGTCTTGCAAGAGGGTTATGGGCTTGATACTTCATCCATATTGGAAGAACTGGAAAAGAAGATCTATGATATCAACTCACTTGCCACTGTCATACATAGTGTTCGTTGCCAAGTTGATCTGTGTAAAATTTTGGATCGGAAGGCCTATGGTGCTAAG AATATAGCTCATCTGGAGAAACTTTTAGAAGACAGTAAATCTACATTTAGCAGAAGCCGTCATGATAACACTCTTCGCACATTGTGCATTTATGAGGAGCAACCAGTTGATTTAGATATGGTAGGGTCTTATTTACCAGCAACATGGGTGCCTGTTTCTTTAGTTCTG GTTCGTTCTTGGCTAGAGGATCTTCTATGGGAGAAGAAATCTAATATGGATGTCTATCGCTGCAAAGGGGTTTTAAATGTCCTCAACTCTGATCAACTTCATACCCTCCAG GCAGTCAGAGAAATATATGAGATTGTACCAGCTCGCAAATGGCATCAAGGAAAAAAGCAAATGAGCAAGATAGTTTTCATAGG tCATAATCTGGACATTAGCATTCTAGCTGATTCTTTCAGATCTTGCACAGTTTTGACTTGA
- the LOC135585536 gene encoding uncharacterized protein LOC135585536 isoform X2: MKNDDDAPPLAVRIGKEPESNPPERSYRSQNVQRGILEESPVGVTVITGYLGAGKSTLVNYILNAQHGKKIAVILNEFGEEIGVERAMINEGEGGALVEEWVELANGCVCCTVKHSLVQALEQLVQRKERLDHILLETTGLADPAPLASVLWLDDQLESEITLDSIITVVDAKNLQRQLEEHLKSSFFPEAFLQIAFADVVILNKVDLVLQEGYGLDTSSILEELEKKIYDINSLATVIHSVRCQVDLCKILDRKAYGAKNIAHLEKLLEDSKSTFSRSRHDNTLRTLCIYEEQPVDLDMVRSWLEDLLWEKKSNMDVYRCKGVLNVLNSDQLHTLQAVREIYEIVPARKWHQGKKQMSKIVFIGHNLDISILADSFRSCTVLT; encoded by the exons ATGAAGAACGACGACGACGCCCCGCCTCTCGCCGTCCGAATTGGAAAAGAACCCGAGAGTAATCCTCCGGAACGTTCCTACCGTTCTCAAAATGTACAGCGGGGAATCTTGGAGGAATCTCCGGTCGGAGTCACTGTCATCACCGGGTACCTCGGCGCCGGCAAATCCACG TTAGTTAATTACATCCTGAATGCGCAACATGGAAAGAAGATTGCCGTGATATTGAATGAGTTTGGAGAGGAGATAGGAGTAGAGAGGGCGATGATCAATGAGGGTGAAGGTGGTGCGCTTGTGGAGGAATGGGTGGAGTTGGCCAATGGCTGTGTTTGTTGCACCGTTAAGCACAGCCTTGTACAAGCTCTGGAGCAGCTTGTTCAGCGGAAAGAAAG ACTCGATCATATATTGTTGGAGACAACTGGACTGGCTGATCCTGCTCCCCTTGCCTCTGTTCTTTGGCTGGATGATCAGCTGGAGTCAGAAATTACTCTTGATTCTATAATCACA GTTGTGGATGCCAAAAACTTACAACGACAGCTTGAGGAGCATCTTAAGTCTTCTTTCTTTCCTGAAGCATTCCTTCAGATAGCATTCGCT GATGTCGTGATTTTAAACAAAGTTGATTTGGTCTTGCAAGAGGGTTATGGGCTTGATACTTCATCCATATTGGAAGAACTGGAAAAGAAGATCTATGATATCAACTCACTTGCCACTGTCATACATAGTGTTCGTTGCCAAGTTGATCTGTGTAAAATTTTGGATCGGAAGGCCTATGGTGCTAAG AATATAGCTCATCTGGAGAAACTTTTAGAAGACAGTAAATCTACATTTAGCAGAAGCCGTCATGATAACACTCTTCGCACATTGTGCATTTATGAGGAGCAACCAGTTGATTTAGATATG GTTCGTTCTTGGCTAGAGGATCTTCTATGGGAGAAGAAATCTAATATGGATGTCTATCGCTGCAAAGGGGTTTTAAATGTCCTCAACTCTGATCAACTTCATACCCTCCAG GCAGTCAGAGAAATATATGAGATTGTACCAGCTCGCAAATGGCATCAAGGAAAAAAGCAAATGAGCAAGATAGTTTTCATAGG tCATAATCTGGACATTAGCATTCTAGCTGATTCTTTCAGATCTTGCACAGTTTTGACTTGA
- the LOC135585536 gene encoding uncharacterized protein LOC135585536 isoform X4 has translation MKNDDDAPPLAVRIGKEPESNPPERSYRSQNVQRGILEESPVGVTVITGYLGAGKSTLVNYILNAQHGKKIAVILNEFGEEIGVERAMINEGEGGALVEEWVELANGCVCCTVKHSLVQALEQLVQRKERLDHILLETTGLADPAPLASVLWLDDQLESEITLDSIITDVVILNKVDLVLQEGYGLDTSSILEELEKKIYDINSLATVIHSVRCQVDLCKILDRKAYGAKNIAHLEKLLEDSKSTFSRSRHDNTLRTLCIYEEQPVDLDMVGSYLPATWVPVSLVLVRSWLEDLLWEKKSNMDVYRCKGVLNVLNSDQLHTLQAVREIYEIVPARKWHQGKKQMSKIVFIGHNLDISILADSFRSCTVLT, from the exons ATGAAGAACGACGACGACGCCCCGCCTCTCGCCGTCCGAATTGGAAAAGAACCCGAGAGTAATCCTCCGGAACGTTCCTACCGTTCTCAAAATGTACAGCGGGGAATCTTGGAGGAATCTCCGGTCGGAGTCACTGTCATCACCGGGTACCTCGGCGCCGGCAAATCCACG TTAGTTAATTACATCCTGAATGCGCAACATGGAAAGAAGATTGCCGTGATATTGAATGAGTTTGGAGAGGAGATAGGAGTAGAGAGGGCGATGATCAATGAGGGTGAAGGTGGTGCGCTTGTGGAGGAATGGGTGGAGTTGGCCAATGGCTGTGTTTGTTGCACCGTTAAGCACAGCCTTGTACAAGCTCTGGAGCAGCTTGTTCAGCGGAAAGAAAG ACTCGATCATATATTGTTGGAGACAACTGGACTGGCTGATCCTGCTCCCCTTGCCTCTGTTCTTTGGCTGGATGATCAGCTGGAGTCAGAAATTACTCTTGATTCTATAATCACA GATGTCGTGATTTTAAACAAAGTTGATTTGGTCTTGCAAGAGGGTTATGGGCTTGATACTTCATCCATATTGGAAGAACTGGAAAAGAAGATCTATGATATCAACTCACTTGCCACTGTCATACATAGTGTTCGTTGCCAAGTTGATCTGTGTAAAATTTTGGATCGGAAGGCCTATGGTGCTAAG AATATAGCTCATCTGGAGAAACTTTTAGAAGACAGTAAATCTACATTTAGCAGAAGCCGTCATGATAACACTCTTCGCACATTGTGCATTTATGAGGAGCAACCAGTTGATTTAGATATGGTAGGGTCTTATTTACCAGCAACATGGGTGCCTGTTTCTTTAGTTCTG GTTCGTTCTTGGCTAGAGGATCTTCTATGGGAGAAGAAATCTAATATGGATGTCTATCGCTGCAAAGGGGTTTTAAATGTCCTCAACTCTGATCAACTTCATACCCTCCAG GCAGTCAGAGAAATATATGAGATTGTACCAGCTCGCAAATGGCATCAAGGAAAAAAGCAAATGAGCAAGATAGTTTTCATAGG tCATAATCTGGACATTAGCATTCTAGCTGATTCTTTCAGATCTTGCACAGTTTTGACTTGA
- the LOC135585536 gene encoding uncharacterized protein LOC135585536 isoform X6 has protein sequence MKNDDDAPPLAVRIGKEPESNPPERSYRSQNVQRGILEESPVGVTVITGYLGAGKSTLVNYILNAQHGKKIAVILNEFGEEIGVERAMINEGEGGALVEEWVELANGCVCCTVKHSLVQALEQLVQRKERLDHILLETTGLADPAPLASVLWLDDQLESEITLDSIITVVDAKNLQRQLEEHLKSSFFPEAFLQIAFADVVILNKVDLVLQEGYGLDTSSILEELEKKIYDINSLATVIHSVRCQVDLCKILDRKAYGAKNIAHLEKLLEDSKSTFSRSRHDNTLRTLCIYEEQPVDLDMVRSWLEDLLWEKKSNMDVYRCKGVLNVLNSDQLHTLQSEKYMRLYQLANGIKEKSK, from the exons ATGAAGAACGACGACGACGCCCCGCCTCTCGCCGTCCGAATTGGAAAAGAACCCGAGAGTAATCCTCCGGAACGTTCCTACCGTTCTCAAAATGTACAGCGGGGAATCTTGGAGGAATCTCCGGTCGGAGTCACTGTCATCACCGGGTACCTCGGCGCCGGCAAATCCACG TTAGTTAATTACATCCTGAATGCGCAACATGGAAAGAAGATTGCCGTGATATTGAATGAGTTTGGAGAGGAGATAGGAGTAGAGAGGGCGATGATCAATGAGGGTGAAGGTGGTGCGCTTGTGGAGGAATGGGTGGAGTTGGCCAATGGCTGTGTTTGTTGCACCGTTAAGCACAGCCTTGTACAAGCTCTGGAGCAGCTTGTTCAGCGGAAAGAAAG ACTCGATCATATATTGTTGGAGACAACTGGACTGGCTGATCCTGCTCCCCTTGCCTCTGTTCTTTGGCTGGATGATCAGCTGGAGTCAGAAATTACTCTTGATTCTATAATCACA GTTGTGGATGCCAAAAACTTACAACGACAGCTTGAGGAGCATCTTAAGTCTTCTTTCTTTCCTGAAGCATTCCTTCAGATAGCATTCGCT GATGTCGTGATTTTAAACAAAGTTGATTTGGTCTTGCAAGAGGGTTATGGGCTTGATACTTCATCCATATTGGAAGAACTGGAAAAGAAGATCTATGATATCAACTCACTTGCCACTGTCATACATAGTGTTCGTTGCCAAGTTGATCTGTGTAAAATTTTGGATCGGAAGGCCTATGGTGCTAAG AATATAGCTCATCTGGAGAAACTTTTAGAAGACAGTAAATCTACATTTAGCAGAAGCCGTCATGATAACACTCTTCGCACATTGTGCATTTATGAGGAGCAACCAGTTGATTTAGATATG GTTCGTTCTTGGCTAGAGGATCTTCTATGGGAGAAGAAATCTAATATGGATGTCTATCGCTGCAAAGGGGTTTTAAATGTCCTCAACTCTGATCAACTTCATACCCTCCAG TCAGAGAAATATATGAGATTGTACCAGCTCGCAAATGGCATCAAGGAAAAAAGCAAATGA
- the LOC135585536 gene encoding uncharacterized protein LOC135585536 isoform X3, with amino-acid sequence MKNDDDAPPLAVRIGKEPESNPPERSYRSQNVQRGILEESPVGVTVITGYLGAGKSTLVNYILNAQHGKKIAVILNEFGEEIGVERAMINEGEGGALVEEWVELANGCVCCTVKHSLVQALEQLVQRKERLDHILLETTGLADPAPLASVLWLDDQLESEITLDSIITVVDAKNLQRQLEEHLKSSFFPEAFLQIAFADVVILNKVDLVLQEGYGLDTSSILEELEKKIYDINSLATVIHSVRCQVDLCKILDRKAYGAKNIAHLEKLLEDSKSTFSRSRHDNTLRTLCIYEEQPVDLDMVGSYLPATWVPVSLVLVRSWLEDLLWEKKSNMDVYRCKGVLNVLNSDQLHTLQSEKYMRLYQLANGIKEKSK; translated from the exons ATGAAGAACGACGACGACGCCCCGCCTCTCGCCGTCCGAATTGGAAAAGAACCCGAGAGTAATCCTCCGGAACGTTCCTACCGTTCTCAAAATGTACAGCGGGGAATCTTGGAGGAATCTCCGGTCGGAGTCACTGTCATCACCGGGTACCTCGGCGCCGGCAAATCCACG TTAGTTAATTACATCCTGAATGCGCAACATGGAAAGAAGATTGCCGTGATATTGAATGAGTTTGGAGAGGAGATAGGAGTAGAGAGGGCGATGATCAATGAGGGTGAAGGTGGTGCGCTTGTGGAGGAATGGGTGGAGTTGGCCAATGGCTGTGTTTGTTGCACCGTTAAGCACAGCCTTGTACAAGCTCTGGAGCAGCTTGTTCAGCGGAAAGAAAG ACTCGATCATATATTGTTGGAGACAACTGGACTGGCTGATCCTGCTCCCCTTGCCTCTGTTCTTTGGCTGGATGATCAGCTGGAGTCAGAAATTACTCTTGATTCTATAATCACA GTTGTGGATGCCAAAAACTTACAACGACAGCTTGAGGAGCATCTTAAGTCTTCTTTCTTTCCTGAAGCATTCCTTCAGATAGCATTCGCT GATGTCGTGATTTTAAACAAAGTTGATTTGGTCTTGCAAGAGGGTTATGGGCTTGATACTTCATCCATATTGGAAGAACTGGAAAAGAAGATCTATGATATCAACTCACTTGCCACTGTCATACATAGTGTTCGTTGCCAAGTTGATCTGTGTAAAATTTTGGATCGGAAGGCCTATGGTGCTAAG AATATAGCTCATCTGGAGAAACTTTTAGAAGACAGTAAATCTACATTTAGCAGAAGCCGTCATGATAACACTCTTCGCACATTGTGCATTTATGAGGAGCAACCAGTTGATTTAGATATGGTAGGGTCTTATTTACCAGCAACATGGGTGCCTGTTTCTTTAGTTCTG GTTCGTTCTTGGCTAGAGGATCTTCTATGGGAGAAGAAATCTAATATGGATGTCTATCGCTGCAAAGGGGTTTTAAATGTCCTCAACTCTGATCAACTTCATACCCTCCAG TCAGAGAAATATATGAGATTGTACCAGCTCGCAAATGGCATCAAGGAAAAAAGCAAATGA
- the LOC135585536 gene encoding uncharacterized protein LOC135585536 isoform X7 — translation MKNDDDAPPLAVRIGKEPESNPPERSYRSQNVQRGILEESPVGVTVITGYLGAGKSTLVNYILNAQHGKKIAVILNEFGEEIGVERAMINEGEGGALVEEWVELANGCVCCTVKHSLVQALEQLVQRKERLDHILLETTGLADPAPLASVLWLDDQLESEITLDSIITVVDAKNLQRQLEEHLKSSFFPEAFLQIAFADVVILNKVDLVLQEGYGLDTSSILEELEKKIYDINSLATVIHSVRCQVDLCKILDRKAYGAKNIAHLEKLLEDSKSTFSRSRHDNTLRTLCIYEEQPVDLDMVRSWLEDLLWEKKSNMDVYRCKGVLNVLNSDQLHTLQTCTFLAGSQRNI, via the exons ATGAAGAACGACGACGACGCCCCGCCTCTCGCCGTCCGAATTGGAAAAGAACCCGAGAGTAATCCTCCGGAACGTTCCTACCGTTCTCAAAATGTACAGCGGGGAATCTTGGAGGAATCTCCGGTCGGAGTCACTGTCATCACCGGGTACCTCGGCGCCGGCAAATCCACG TTAGTTAATTACATCCTGAATGCGCAACATGGAAAGAAGATTGCCGTGATATTGAATGAGTTTGGAGAGGAGATAGGAGTAGAGAGGGCGATGATCAATGAGGGTGAAGGTGGTGCGCTTGTGGAGGAATGGGTGGAGTTGGCCAATGGCTGTGTTTGTTGCACCGTTAAGCACAGCCTTGTACAAGCTCTGGAGCAGCTTGTTCAGCGGAAAGAAAG ACTCGATCATATATTGTTGGAGACAACTGGACTGGCTGATCCTGCTCCCCTTGCCTCTGTTCTTTGGCTGGATGATCAGCTGGAGTCAGAAATTACTCTTGATTCTATAATCACA GTTGTGGATGCCAAAAACTTACAACGACAGCTTGAGGAGCATCTTAAGTCTTCTTTCTTTCCTGAAGCATTCCTTCAGATAGCATTCGCT GATGTCGTGATTTTAAACAAAGTTGATTTGGTCTTGCAAGAGGGTTATGGGCTTGATACTTCATCCATATTGGAAGAACTGGAAAAGAAGATCTATGATATCAACTCACTTGCCACTGTCATACATAGTGTTCGTTGCCAAGTTGATCTGTGTAAAATTTTGGATCGGAAGGCCTATGGTGCTAAG AATATAGCTCATCTGGAGAAACTTTTAGAAGACAGTAAATCTACATTTAGCAGAAGCCGTCATGATAACACTCTTCGCACATTGTGCATTTATGAGGAGCAACCAGTTGATTTAGATATG GTTCGTTCTTGGCTAGAGGATCTTCTATGGGAGAAGAAATCTAATATGGATGTCTATCGCTGCAAAGGGGTTTTAAATGTCCTCAACTCTGATCAACTTCATACCCTCCAG ACATGTACTTTTTTGGCAGGCAGTCAGAGAAATATATGA
- the LOC135585536 gene encoding uncharacterized protein LOC135585536 isoform X5, with translation MKNDDDAPPLAVRIGKEPESNPPERSYRSQNVQRGILEESPVGVTVITGYLGAGKSTLVNYILNAQHGKKIAVILNEFGEEIGVERAMINEGEGGALVEEWVELANGCVCCTVKHSLVQALEQLVQRKERLDHILLETTGLADPAPLASVLWLDDQLESEITLDSIITVVDAKNLQRQLEEHLKSSFFPEAFLQIAFADVVILNKVDLVLQEGYGLDTSSILEELEKKIYDINSLATVIHSVRCQVDLCKILDRKAYGAKNIAHLEKLLEDSKSTFSRSRHDNTLRTLCIYEEQPVDLDMVGSYLPATWVPVSLVLVRSWLEDLLWEKKSNMDVYRCKGVLNVLNSDQLHTLQTCTFLAGSQRNI, from the exons ATGAAGAACGACGACGACGCCCCGCCTCTCGCCGTCCGAATTGGAAAAGAACCCGAGAGTAATCCTCCGGAACGTTCCTACCGTTCTCAAAATGTACAGCGGGGAATCTTGGAGGAATCTCCGGTCGGAGTCACTGTCATCACCGGGTACCTCGGCGCCGGCAAATCCACG TTAGTTAATTACATCCTGAATGCGCAACATGGAAAGAAGATTGCCGTGATATTGAATGAGTTTGGAGAGGAGATAGGAGTAGAGAGGGCGATGATCAATGAGGGTGAAGGTGGTGCGCTTGTGGAGGAATGGGTGGAGTTGGCCAATGGCTGTGTTTGTTGCACCGTTAAGCACAGCCTTGTACAAGCTCTGGAGCAGCTTGTTCAGCGGAAAGAAAG ACTCGATCATATATTGTTGGAGACAACTGGACTGGCTGATCCTGCTCCCCTTGCCTCTGTTCTTTGGCTGGATGATCAGCTGGAGTCAGAAATTACTCTTGATTCTATAATCACA GTTGTGGATGCCAAAAACTTACAACGACAGCTTGAGGAGCATCTTAAGTCTTCTTTCTTTCCTGAAGCATTCCTTCAGATAGCATTCGCT GATGTCGTGATTTTAAACAAAGTTGATTTGGTCTTGCAAGAGGGTTATGGGCTTGATACTTCATCCATATTGGAAGAACTGGAAAAGAAGATCTATGATATCAACTCACTTGCCACTGTCATACATAGTGTTCGTTGCCAAGTTGATCTGTGTAAAATTTTGGATCGGAAGGCCTATGGTGCTAAG AATATAGCTCATCTGGAGAAACTTTTAGAAGACAGTAAATCTACATTTAGCAGAAGCCGTCATGATAACACTCTTCGCACATTGTGCATTTATGAGGAGCAACCAGTTGATTTAGATATGGTAGGGTCTTATTTACCAGCAACATGGGTGCCTGTTTCTTTAGTTCTG GTTCGTTCTTGGCTAGAGGATCTTCTATGGGAGAAGAAATCTAATATGGATGTCTATCGCTGCAAAGGGGTTTTAAATGTCCTCAACTCTGATCAACTTCATACCCTCCAG ACATGTACTTTTTTGGCAGGCAGTCAGAGAAATATATGA